The Xiphophorus maculatus strain JP 163 A chromosome 7, X_maculatus-5.0-male, whole genome shotgun sequence region tgattgcgagacttgctttgtgtttaatgggagaagcgaaacaggtgtatcctattggtggtgatgaacaagcccaggcaagcaggctaccgactttgttcggtagcctgcttgctacttgctaatcagtaggtggggtcaaaacactttgtttctctctctcgcttttttgtaacgagtaactaaaccacacattgaaaatgtagcagaataaaagtacgcaattaagttcggaaatatagtgaagtaaaagtgaaagtcatcaaaaattttcatactcgaggaaagtatgaagtactccaaaatatacttaagtaaagtagtgaagtatttttacttcgttactatacaacactgccaTTTACcttacctgggtctgctgcgtctgcctcaccatcaCCTACACCCCACCGTTCCATGACAATTTTATGTGAAACCTATTTTAtaactatattttaaaatgccaaATTGTGTAGGAAAAATGATTGGCACATCCAGTAAAAATGGTGAATGcacatattatttatatttgaaagcaatatatcttaattttaaaagcaaTCTTATTAGgtttaaaagcttaaaattcCTGATAGTTACAAACGATAAAGAACTAGACTGAAATGAGTGacacataactttatatacaATCCCAATTCCAATTAAATTGGGCCTctgcataaaacaaacagagtTGATATGTAACTTAGAGGTGTGCCAACCGATCATAATCGTTCGATTTCCATGAAAAAGTGTATGAACTGTGATCGCTGATCACTCTCTCTTGTTGCGAATCAGCAAAGGCAATCACATTTATCTCACTTCGCAGCTGCTTGTTACAGCGTAAatcctctttccttcacactgcgTAAGCACACGGCAACAAATCCTAAGTAATGTTGTGTGAAACTATAATGCTCAGTGAATGGGGACGTTTGTGTATTGTGGGGGCGGCCGAAAATTACCTTGGGgtgaaatatgtcaaaatgcatcaacacaacaaatctaatatggcatttaaaaaacaagcacaatGATGGAGTTTGGCTATATCGAGGctcaatgcaggaaaaaaagacatctgCTTTACCAGATAGCAGGTAAAGCAGCGCACAACTACCAACACTCACCCGGATTTCAATCTATATTCAATTCATTTCACTGCAAAGACAAGCTATGTAATTTTCAAATggatgaactttattttttttcaaatatttatttagaaatgtatgCCTTGTAAcacattccaaaaaaaaaaaagccacgaTGTTGTAACACGTGCAAAACATATCTCGGCATTGTCTTGCTGGAATTATCAGGGATGTCTCTGAAAAAGGCATTACCAATGCCATGGGCACCAACCTTGAGCATCacaggaccagggttgggaaacactgatcgAGAAATGAGGCATGCTTAAGGGAGATTTTACTGTGGGTTACAttacatacagctctggaaaaaaaaattagactgCTGCATTGAAAAcctccaccaaatattgatttctgaactctagagttaaaacattaatactgTTGTGCCATGGTGGGTTCATGTCTTTTAACCATCATGCAGAACACAATCAGTAAAACAGGAAATCAGATAAATaaggtttattttaacaatgatgAAACATCAGATTGTGTGGTTGTTCTTGTCCTGTGGATGGGAAGATGGGGTCGTCAGAACTCTGAAGGCAGTGGGAAAGATGATGAATTGATGGCAAATTGGACAGGTTGAATTCTGAGGAAATTGAATGATCTTACATGGTGTGAGGAGGTGAGTTCCCGCCAGGGTGAGAAGTACTGTGGTCTCTCAGGTTGTGGTCTCTTTGCAGGGGGTTCTTGAGATGATCCAGGTTCCAGTGAAATATTGACAGAGCGTTCTTTGGAGGTAGATGGAAGAGACAtaaatgttgtcagtagttcatagaataaaagaacaatattcattttactcaaacatagaCCTATAAAaggtaaaatcagaaaaactgagaattttaagtgatctcttaattttttccatatGTAATGTTAAAGCAAAATCAGCCAGAACCCAAAACAAGTGGACAGTTCACCAAACGTTTTATTACAAAAGCTGTGTGGTCACACTGGTTGGACAGGAATGGGGGATCCACAGGGGTCGGGAATCCAGCCTGTGGAGGGGACAGTGGGAAGCCTTGGGGACTCAGGGGACAAACAGACATGgacaaaatccaccaaccagaGGCTGAGTCGTTGAATCGATCCAGGGTCATGCACGCGAAGGTCTCAGGCAATGAAAATCAGTAATCAGAAGACTGGAGGCAGGGTCAGAGGCAGGCAGGGTTCAGAACTGACAGGAGGTCAGAACTGTTCCTACAGCAGAAGGACTAGGCAAAAATCTGTGGTCaaaaaacaggcaggatcagaaAACTCTTTTGAACACGAAACAAGGCATGAAAGCTGTGACGGGGGCAACGGACGATCTCCCATTGAGTTGGTGACAGCAGCTGTTTAAATAGGGAGCAGCACAGTGCAGGTGAGGGGTAATGAGTAATCAGCACAGTCAAGGTAGAGCTGAAGGGCTGAAATCATGACACCATACctgtatataaaatatttttctgagatATTTACTATAAAGTTACTTTCCTCAACGTACATTGAATCATATGCTGGGCTGCACAGTGTCCTGCTCTGTTAGTagtactgttgccttgcaggaaTAAGTTCCTGAGTTTGATTCCTGGCCCAGGAAACTTGGGAAACAGGAAACTGGCCCATGCAAACTTCATAgaatttgcatgttctccctttGCACATGCTTGTTCTCTCCTGGTACTCTGGCTTAATcccagtccaaaaacatgactgtgaaGTTGATTGGTTtgtctaaattctccttaggtgtgagtgtgtgcaagCATaattgtttgtctctgtgttgtgaTGGATTTTGACCCCGCCTCTTACCTGTTGACCGCTGGAGCTAGGCACTAACATGGCTTCTAACCCCACCAGGGAAATGGGTGTAGCATAATGCATGGATCCTTCTCTGCTACCTTCTGGTGGACGATCTAAGAATTACACATGATCTGTTACATTTAAATGGaatatttcaaagtaaaacaaaataatttcgTTTTtcgaaattaattttttttacctttaatacAGACGCAGAATGTAAAAACCTGTGGTTATCATTTATTTAAGACACTGCAAGTGTTTAGGAATATTTTGAcaatcagttttttaaatggatatcctgatgtcattttttccataaaaataaaattgataatTAAGTTAAACATAAATTCACCAAGATAAATTATTTGTTGATCACATGTCACACATAATATGTctaaattataacaaaaaagatgGGAGACAGTTTGCATATAGTAACAGATGATAATGACAACAAAAGTCACATGGAATATAAGGGTTGGGGAATGAAGAAACCTCTGATAGCAATGAGTAAAGGTACAAGgtaaggtaaaggtaattttatttatatagcacattttcagtaacaaggcaatacaaagtgctttacatgaattaaaaggaaatacaaacaaaaataacaaacctaAGGAAAGagcaaatgaagaaaaaaatctaataatgttgatccaaagtaaataaactagatactcctattcagggttgctagataagtgtaaataagtatcctctggtctaattccatTTCTGAGTtggaagaataggagtctaaaaagtagttgctaaggtagtttttctggatttaggttctaatccctgttctgggttgctaaataagtgtaagtaagtatcctctgggtTACTGGGTTGCTAGATACGTATAAGTaagtattctctggactttctaagtgtGCTCTAAATTTCTAGAAGTAATGAGTAATGAGTAGTACAAGTCATGGGAAATGACTTTTACAGAGGTGGAGCAGCAGTCTTGAGACAATGAACCTAAAGAAGAATCAGCCAAAATTCTTCAAATTGGACTGAAAAAGTCCACTAGGACCTACCTGTGAGTTAAATTTATGGGAGGTATATGTTGTCTAAACTTTCTAACTTCAACTTTCCTGAATGCGGCACATCAGTTGGTTCACTGTCACGGTAGAAGCAATCAATGCATTGATTCTTTACAGAGGAGACCCAACATGGGAAACCCAGTATGTGTTAGATCAGGGGTCCCCAatgtcggtcctcgagggccagcatcttgcatattttagttctctccctggtggcaccaacaaccttttcagcatgtcggtgttcttcttaggcctctaatgagccatcatttgatgcaggtgcgttaaaccagggagagaattaAAACATCCAGGAGgccggccctcaaggacccACTTTAGGGACCCCTGTATTAGATAATAACcattacaactaaaaaaaaaaaaatctacccaGTGTAGAAAGTCACTTTCATGGCatgaaaaatagtaaaaaaatagggtaaatattaaataacccattaaaataattttctatattAGGAAACTATTAGGAAATATGTTGATGTTGAAAATACATCTACAACAATGTCTTTgtagaagaaaatcaaaaatagagTGGGACAAAATAATAGAATTGATGCTGAGTcagcggatggatggatggatggattcttTTTTTAGTCATACCACATAAAGAGCTTTAAACTAGAGTGACATTCACCCAGTCACACTTAAAAACGTTAACTCGTGGTCAGGTCAGTATGTGTGTTAAGTATGTTGCTGAGGAGCACATTGACATTTGGCAAGAGGAATCAAATCCACAACTTTCTGATTGCAAGGAAATAACTCAAGCCATACACACTTGATTTGGTTGAAATAACTTGACATTTTCTTCTACCAGTTTATGAAATCTGTCTGAAGAAATTCTGCTCCACTCTTTACTTTCAGCTGTGGGATGTGAGTCAATTTCTGCATGTGCATCCAGTGTAAAGTCACCTCACGTGATCTTAGTGAGATAAAGATATGGACTTTGAACTTAGCCTGTAATTCGGAGCCAGTTCTTGTTagattttgcttttacttgatATGATATAtaatatccatccatcttcttcagCTTATCTGGAGTCGGGTCATGGGGGTAGCAGCCTAAGTAAaaaggcccagacttccctctccacAGACATTTAAGCCAGCTCCTCCggggaatcccaaggcattcccaggccagacgagaaacatagtccctccagtgtgtcctgggtcttcctctgaGTCTACATACCACTAAATGCcagagccacctcaactggctcctctcgatgtgaaggaccagtggctctactctgagtcacTCCCAAGTGACTGAGCTTATctccctatctctaagggagagcccagacaccctacggagaaaacaaatttttttaggGCGTTTCTATCCATGACcttgttctttcggtcatgacccaaagctcatgaccatagatgagggtaggaatGTAGATCATCTGGTAAattgagagctttgcttttttacTCAGCTCTCTTTTCACCATGACAGACCAGTTCAGGGCCCGGTCTGAGCCAGTCAGCCTGTCGATGTCCCGCtccatttttccctctttttcgTGAACAAGATCTCGAGATACTTAAATTAATTGGTACAAATGAACCAGATGACTCAAAGAAGACATGTACCTCcaaagtattttacatttaaaataattcaaaacctAACAACAaacaatattgatatttttatagaGATTGACTAAACTGGCATAAGGAAtaggataaataaaaatatctgtgtttgagaattttcttgtaaatatttatggTGGACAGAATGGCCAAAATGAAACTCAAGTAACAGaagcaatacttcataatattaatcaagtagaagtaaaaattatggtgcagtaaaactactcctaaaagttttttttttctaaaatgctaCTTAAGTACTTAAATGCTACTTACTAAAATGTTACTTAAGTAGTATTTTAGTACTTAGTAGCAACCACCTCTGCTTATTTTGACcatctattttttatgtttctgctaagtttgcatttttttaaatcaaactgcgAAAATCCTATAAATTAAAGCTGTTTGGAGAATTTTACCTTCTTCAGTCGGGTTCTAGCAATCACTTAGACGTGAGACGTTTGGGGAGTTCTGTGCGTTAAACGGATCGCCGCATAGGCTCGTGAGGGCGCTCGTATGCTGCCTTATTGGCACATGTCCCGTCCTGCAGGGGTGGAGCGTATCGAGGGCTGTCTCTGATGTTCTGTCAGCCTCACATCAGAACGGCTGCAGCGAGCGACAGGAGAGGAGGGGTTGTCTGACACGGAGCCGACGAAGGAAGAGGCAGCTGGGAATTTTGTTGCTATTGGACTGCTGGATCTGTGTGCTTTCCCCATGCTTAATAACGCTCACTTCTGGCTGGGAAATGTTATTTGACTTCTGGAGAATCACAGATATATTTTGTGCTTGTCTGTCAAAGctgtgacattttaaaggaGTGTTCGAACTGTGGTGTTTTCCTCGTCATCAAATGGATGCAAGTGCGTGAGGGGAATACTTATAAACGGCGCGTTGCGTCCTGCGGAGGCACACCGCTTCCCTTTCCATTGCTGCTCCCAAGGGCCAAGCAGAGCCCATCAATCACCCCACTGTTTGCCGACCTGCGGAATTTTACTGCCTCAACCCGGGAATTAACGAGTCTGAGCTGTGGAACCGTCATTTCCAGTTTTGGGGGAGGGTGGATCCAATCCTCCTGCGTGGGAGGCGGTGGAGGGTACATCAAAATGGGGAACAGCTTCTCCAACATCTCTGCCTTCCAGTCACTTCACATCGTCATGCTGGGTTTGGACTCTGCCGGTAAGACCACAGTTCTTTATAGATTGAAATTCAACGAATTCGTCAACACCGTCCCCACAATCGGTTTCAACACGGAGAAAATCAGGCTGAGTAACGGCACAGCGAAGGGCATCAGCTGTCACTTTTGGGACGTGGGGGGACAGGAGAAGCTGCGGCCCCTCTGGAAGTCCTACAGCCGCTGCACAGATGGCATCATCTACGTGGTGGATTCGGTGGACGTGGACCGGCTGGAGGAGGCTAAGACCGAGCTGCATAAGGTCACCAAGTTCGCGGAGAACCAGGGCACACCACTGCTGGTCATCGCCAACAAGCAGGACCTGCCTAAGTCCCTGCCAGTGGCTGACATCGAGAAGCAGCTGGCCCTGCAAGAGCTCGCGCCCTCCACGACGTACCACGTTCAACCCGCATGCGCCATCATAGGAGAGGGGCTTCACGAGGGCATGGACAAGCTGTACGAGATGATCGTGAAGAGGAGGAAGTCtctgaagcagaagaagaagcagcgGTAACAGTGGCTGGAGCTGGACTCTGTTTCTGCCTGACTTACTGTGAGAAATCCGGGGTTCTGCCATTTGCGGCACCCAGGCGGgttgatttctgttttcttccatcCTGTTTTTCGAATTAAACCTGTTAAGCCCTTCTGAGTGATGCTTTTGCACACAGAAGGCTGCAGGGTTGTCAACagaacattaaacaaaaaaaaaagacctatGATCTAGAAACTTTGTGAGAGAAACGGGCTGGCCTGTTTTATCTGCTGCTTTGTCTACAACTTTAAAGGAACAGTTTGGATGTTTTGAATTTAGATTCTGTTAAGTTATTTCACCTCTAGTAGACAGATGTCATATTGCAAAGAGTTGGTTAAAAGTAATGAAATTGTAAGAGTGATGAAAGGCTAAcagctttttaatattttctttggtCAAAGTTTCATTAtgtatttagaataaaaatggaTCAAATTTTAAACTAGTCAGATAGATCTGTAACTATTTAGAGCAACTGAAACtagaaatttttatatttgtgggaTTAAACAACTACATTTTCCTGCAAGAGGCCTGTTAAGTTTGCTTTTTAACAATCAAagaaagttaaatttttttagctAAAGTTGTGGGTTGAGGCTGTTGTCTGGCACAAGCTGGTTAAGCATAGTCAGTCATAGATTGATAACCAAAAAATACACCTGGTATCAATTTTTCCCACCTTTGTCCTAAATCTTTTTGTTGGTAGCATGTATAATAAAACTGTGTTAGTTTTACACAATATTATACTCCCctgtttttgtgatt contains the following coding sequences:
- the LOC102228943 gene encoding ADP-ribosylation factor-like protein 4C, whose protein sequence is MQVREGNTYKRRVASCGGTPLPFPLLLPRAKQSPSITPLFADLRNFTASTRELTSLSCGTVISSFGGGWIQSSCVGGGGGYIKMGNSFSNISAFQSLHIVMLGLDSAGKTTVLYRLKFNEFVNTVPTIGFNTEKIRLSNGTAKGISCHFWDVGGQEKLRPLWKSYSRCTDGIIYVVDSVDVDRLEEAKTELHKVTKFAENQGTPLLVIANKQDLPKSLPVADIEKQLALQELAPSTTYHVQPACAIIGEGLHEGMDKLYEMIVKRRKSLKQKKKQR